The genomic stretch catttgttctttatttttattttaaccttgtaatttaaaatcatttaaaatttgaatgatGTGATGGAACCATTTACAATGTTTTAAATGGTAGTACGATCATCTGGTTAGTTTGAAGATGTTGTTGGAATTTGAGTTTGCTCATATGTGAATGTTTGGATTGATTACAAAAGAGACTGGGAAGCCACTGCTCGTATCTCAAGCGAATACAAGTGAATGGGCATCAAGCCCATTGCCAACATAACCACACTAACCATATCAGCGCCGACGTCGTTTACAACTCTACCCAAATTATCGAAACCATCGTATCAATATCAATCCCACCGAATCCACGCTTAAAGCCCAGCTCTCCTGCGCTGGCCCAGATTATCCAACAGCCATCAACCAAACACCACCCattaaccaaaaagaaaaaaaggaataagACCAAAACGCATGTCGTTTTTCCAAAACCAATAATTGCACTTTGCTTGGTTTGGTCACCCTTTCTTTTCCATCTTCAACAATTCCCAGCGAATCTTGATTTTACTTTCACGATGGAAATGGACTCCCTCCCTAACGGCAACTCCACAATCCCAACCACGACAACCTCAATCACCACTCCGTCAACGGCTCTGTCCTCAAAACTGACGCAACTGACTGAATCTTTGAAACTAGAACACCAGTTCTTGCGGGTTCCTTTCGAACTCTACAAGAAAACGATCCGTACCAACCACCGCGCCGTAGAAAAGGAAGTCTCTTCCGTTATCTCCGTCGTTAATGACGCCGCTGACTCTGACATCTCCAACGACGATGCCGTTCAGCATCTCACTTCTCTCGTTTCCAGATTGCAAGGTCTTAAAAGAAAGgtatactgattttaaaaaaatgaaagtgacCCAGTCGATGtcgtttatttaattttttagttaattgtgttttttttttaaattttagtttaatttaataatgatgAGAGATGATTATAATTAGTTCAAGAAAATGTTGTTTTGGAAGGATTTGGtagatttttttacttgatttttactataatttttttttgaattttattgtgATTTAATAAACGGAGAAATTGATTGACATTTCATCGATCGAATTATGAAGTGAAATATTTAGTCAGTTGATTAATTATTGGTGTTTTCGAGTGACATATAATGATGTGATTGGtgaatttctgttttttttttttttttggatttagctATAGTGATTTTAGTGTGTACATACTTTGATACATTTATTTAGTTGGAAGAGGGAAACCGGACAGAGAACTTACAAGCGCAGAGGTGTCGTGCACGGATCGATCATTTAGAATCAGCTGATGCGGAGAATCTATCAGAGTGGAATAACACACGGATGAAGCGAATTCTTGTAGATTATATGCTACGAATGTCGTATTACGATACTGGATTGAAGCTAGCTGAAAGCAGCGATATGCTGGTAATTTATAATTGTGGATGTTACTTCTATGCTGCGGCATATCTGGTAACTCTGTTGCATGCTCTGATAATTTGGTGAATTCAACGCCAGGATCTTGTTGACATTGATGTATTTTTGGAGTCGAAAAGGGTTATTGATGCTCTTCAAAAAAGGGAGGTAGCTCCTGCTTTAGCATGGTGTGCTGATAACAAATCAAGGTTGAAGAAGTCAAAGGTAATTGCTAATCATTTTTGAATGCCGGCTCTCGGATAGAGGCTAAAAAAATTTGCCTTTGTTATTATCTCAGTTGCTGGATCTGCTTCGTTTTGGTGTGTGTGCTCAGCAAGAATTAGATCTATGAATTGAATTAGATATCCTATATCCTTAGTATATTCATTAATCCTAGCATACTTGGAGATAAAATCTAAGAATCAAAGTATCTAAGTATATTCATGACTAAGTTTGGACATGCTGTATATTCATTAATCCTAGCATACTTAGAGataaatataagaattaaaGTATCTAAATATATTCATGACTAAGTTGGGGACATGTTGTGGTCTCTACTGCACTTATTTTAGGAATTGccacaaactgaaacatttGCAAACAGTGCATGAAATTCTGATCCTGGAATGAATGTTACCGAGTTCTATATTATTAAACAAATGAGTGTGTTTGATTGACAATTGATACTGGAAAAGATGTTAAATGGTCTTGGATTGAATTCTTGATTACCACCTAATCTTTTCTATTCCTTCTCTTGTAAATAATATTATGGATTGGGGATTTGATTTTGACAAGAACTGAAATGTTCTATAACTGCAGAAAAACATATTTCTGTTTCCTGGGGATTATTTGTGTGATTTGTCATACCTTGATCTTTAAACTCATGTTAAAATGTGCATTTGCATCGCAGTGAAGGTACCCCCTATCTGACAATGCttcttcaattattttgatgttactTAATACTTCTAAATCAATGTTGAtagtttctttgcaaaattggACAGCAACTACTTAAGATTCTAAAACATTTGGTGGCATACTTTTAATGCCCACTGCTTTTATGGATGACAGAGCAAATTTGAGTTCCAGTTGAGACTTCAAGAATACGTAGAGTTAGTACGGGCAGAAGACCACCTGCGTGCCATTACATATGCTCGGAAGTATCTCGCACCATGGGCAGCAACGCATATGAAAGAAATGCAGCGGGTCTTTGCAATAGTGGCTTTTAAGAGCAATCCTGATTGTGCTGTTTATAAGGTAACCTGGTTTCAGTGAATAAAGGCCATGTTTTGCTGCAAATGACACCATTCTTCATGACTTTGGTACACAAAATGCTACATTGACTGCATGTGGAAGCATTTAGATTAGTGGTTTGGTTAGGATGAATTTCAATTCAGCCcaaaatcttttgatttttgcaaAGTTGGAAGATGAATCAACAATGGAAATGACCAAACTGAGATCTGCAATACACCCAGAACAAGCTGCACCAAAACCAAACTTGAGATAAGATACTcagaatttttcattttaaaacatcCATGAATATTACAGAAGGGAAATCTAAGGTTACTTGGATTTGTACTCTGTTTATTCAGGCCCTTCTCTGGAATGAAACTTTTTAGACTTCAAGTGAATGTAAACTTAGTTTCtgcttcaaaaaaaatatgtactgTTCATTTCCCCAATTGCTTTCTAGTATTCTAGTTTGATTCTGTCCACTGTTGCTTGTGTTTTCTATATGCATTCATCTATGCACTGGTAGGAAAAAAACTCAGTTTGGATATTTTAATGGTAGCATGTGATTCAGTGATAGACCTGGAAATACCTGTTAGAGAATTTTACATCTGTGGCTCTTCTTTTACACATTATCTTGTGTCCAGATATGTCTCCCCTATGGTAGATTCATCTAACAGATTGTGGAAATGAAATTGCTATGCTTGTTTCAATTGCTCTTTTCTTCCTTGACAGGTTAATGGGAGAAACTGATTGATACCTGATGTTTTgctttcaggttttttttgAACCAAAGCAATGGGACTTCTTGGTAGAACAATTTAAACAGGAATTCTGCAGGTTATATGGCATGACTCTAGAGCCGTTGCTGAATATATTTCTACAGGCAGGGTTATCCGCCCTGAAAACTCCGTATCCATTATTAATTGACTTGTTAGCATGCAACTGCTCCCCGACTCACCCACACGCACGCGcgcacatgcatgcatgcaccCTGTCTTGTCTGATACATTATAAATTATGGTGGCAAAGTgcttcaaacaataaaaagttAGAGAAGATGAGTTTATCCTTTGCCAGTCTCATTCGATATGTTATATTTTGTGCTGGCAAAGTTCTTAAAAGACTAAGAAAATGAGGTTTTGAGTTTAAGCTGGGCTAATCTCAAGCCTATAAATGATACAGTGATCTAACAGTTTTCACATCATGATTTGTATCTCTCTCACAGACGACAGGCAGCATTCTGTGCTGGAGTTATTGCTTGATATGTTATCCAAGTGTTTGTTGTTTGCCTTTACCCTTTTTAGCCTCTGTTATAAAGATGATTGCACCAAGGAAGATCCGCTGTCACAGGAGAGCTTCAGGAAGTTGGCATTGCCATTACCATTCTCAAAGCAGCACCACTCAAAGCTTGTTTGCTTCATAACTAAAGAACTAATGGACACAGAGAACCCACCCCAAGTCTTGCCTAACGGCTATGTTTACAGCACTAAGGTTCAATTTTTGCATGTGGTATAAAGATACCTCTTAAGCACATTGCTGCACCAGTCTGATTAGTTTGACGTCTTTGTTACCTTTGCAGGCACTTGAGGAAATGGCCAAGAGAAATGATGGTAAAATAACCTGTCCAAGGACAGGTTTAGTCTGCAACTATTCGGAGGTGGTGAAGGcatatatatcataaatttgCATCTTGAAGCAAACTGTGTAATTCAAGGGAAAATATCCTCTGCGTTGGGCT from Populus alba chromosome 8, ASM523922v2, whole genome shotgun sequence encodes the following:
- the LOC118052218 gene encoding protein MAEA homolog; amino-acid sequence: MEMDSLPNGNSTIPTTTTSITTPSTALSSKLTQLTESLKLEHQFLRVPFELYKKTIRTNHRAVEKEVSSVISVVNDAADSDISNDDAVQHLTSLVSRLQGLKRKLEEGNRTENLQAQRCRARIDHLESADAENLSEWNNTRMKRILVDYMLRMSYYDTGLKLAESSDMLDLVDIDVFLESKRVIDALQKREVAPALAWCADNKSRLKKSKSKFEFQLRLQEYVELVRAEDHLRAITYARKYLAPWAATHMKEMQRVFAIVAFKSNPDCAVYKVFFEPKQWDFLVEQFKQEFCRLYGMTLEPLLNIFLQAGLSALKTPLCYKDDCTKEDPLSQESFRKLALPLPFSKQHHSKLVCFITKELMDTENPPQVLPNGYVYSTKALEEMAKRNDGKITCPRTGLVCNYSEVVKAYIS